Proteins co-encoded in one Longimicrobium terrae genomic window:
- a CDS encoding DinB family protein — MDMDSVTTLLDHLERVHQRTRRVVALIPPDDVEWSPAPGWFTFGGLVRHLAGLERWMFAENVQGRPSRYPGHGPERASGLPAVLHYYDRLHDESRAIFAALDADALQEKVSTPAGARMAVWKWLRAHVEHEAHHRGQLYLMLALRGVATPPLYGLTSEEVRARSEPAPE, encoded by the coding sequence ATGGACATGGATTCCGTGACGACGCTGCTGGACCACCTGGAACGCGTGCACCAGCGGACGCGGCGCGTGGTCGCGCTGATTCCGCCGGACGACGTGGAGTGGTCGCCCGCGCCCGGGTGGTTCACCTTCGGCGGGCTGGTGCGCCACCTGGCCGGGCTGGAGCGGTGGATGTTCGCCGAGAACGTGCAGGGCCGCCCCAGCCGCTATCCCGGCCACGGTCCCGAGCGGGCGAGCGGGCTTCCCGCCGTGCTGCACTACTACGACCGCCTGCACGACGAATCGCGCGCCATCTTCGCCGCGCTGGACGCGGACGCGCTGCAGGAAAAAGTGTCCACGCCGGCCGGCGCGCGGATGGCCGTGTGGAAGTGGCTGCGCGCCCACGTCGAGCACGAGGCGCACCACCGCGGCCAGTTGTACCTGATGCTGGCCCTGCGCGGCGTCGCCACGCCTCCGCTGTACGGCCTGACCTCCGAAGAAGTGCGCGCCCGCTCCGAGCCCGCCCCGGAGTGA